The following DNA comes from Chitinophaga nivalis.
CTTTGTAAGAATGATAGTATTACATTACATGCTTTTATTCCAAATGAAACCTATGCTATTTTTCGCTGGTATGACATGCCATTGGGAGGTAATCTGCTATTCACAGGTGGTGACTTTAAAATAAGTCCGGCCAGTACCAAGACTTACTATGTAACGGCAGCATTTGAATGTGAAAACCCCAGGCGCCGGCCAGTAAAAGTAATAGTAGTACCATGCAATCAACAAATAACGCCGCGTTCGACCGATAAAAATGGATCCGCGGTTATTGGTCTGCAGTCACTACAGGTATACCCTAACCCTACAAACGGAGAAATCAGGTTTACAACAGACAAAGATCTTGCAGGAGGCCTGATTGTTATAAAAGACTTAAATGGCAGGGAAGTACACAGAGAGATATTAAGAAGGAATGGATTAGTCCTGTCGAAACACATGGCTACGGGGCTTTATTTTTTCCGGATACTTACCACTAAAGCAACATATGCAGGTAGTATATTGCTACAGCAGTAGTCGTAGACATATGCCACTATAAGAGCCGGACCTGATTATCGTTATTGTCGGGGAATAATTTCTGTCAGAAAATATTCTCCGACAATGATGATACCCTTATCTCTTTTAAACCGCCCGAACTTTCGCCCTTCTATATTTAAATCTGTTTGTTTTACATCTAGCGGACAAAGACAAAAAGAAGCTAGTTTATCGCTTGTTGGAACCTCCTCCTCCTATTATTCCTATCTATAAAAAAGGGACCGCGTTATCGCTCGCCATTGTGGAAATGTTTCCACCCGACATATGGGCATACGCAGTCAGTAAAAACTGGCTGGAAAAACGCATCCATATCAGGAATTTCATCAAAACACCTGCCTCTATCTGGATATGTGCTTCATGCATAAGATGCGACTATGATTCATTTTAAAATAGTGTCAACATAAAAAACAATCCATTCGTTAAATAATTAATCTGACACCTGCAGGCAATATTACAACCGCCATAAAACTTTTGTGACAGCATACCAGCTGTCATCTTTCTTCAAGCCATCCCTCCGATCTTTGTTATTGAATTAATGACCCGGTAGCATTCAGTTATATAACGCCACAACAAAGACAACCTCACCCCTGATACTTTTCAACATAACGCTAATATATTACCTATGAAAAACCTTTCTGGTGCGTTACAACACCGGTCATTATCCTTCCTGCTGGCTTGCAGTATTTTCTTTTCAAACCATCTGATCACGCAGGCACAGGTTAAAACATATGCCAACAGCGAAACCCATCAAACAACATTTCCGTGTGTACTGTGCAGTGTACAAAATCCCAGCAATTCCGTAGGTAATAATGAGCAGGATTACGCAACACTTCATATTACAGCTGGTTTAGGAGGCAGTGTATCACAAACACTTTCTTTCCCGGCAGCAGTAGACAGCAGCTTTATAGTGTTGGGTATTGGCAGCAACAGTAGTGTGTTATCGCTGAATTTGCTGGGTGGGGCTACTGCAGAAACTTTTTTAGGCAACATATCCAATAATGACACCAAAGTAATTGATAGCGTAGGCCTACATCTGCTGGCGGATTCCAGTAAGGCGACCGTCATACTTTTCAAGTCTAAACCTTTCGACCGGGTGAAGATCACGCTAAAGACTTCACTAATAGGATTATTAGAGAACTTGCGTTTATATTACGCCTATCATACTAAATCAATAAGTAGCTGCGGGTATATGCCCCCCTCTCCACTGGCATGGTATCCCTTCAACGGCAATTTCAATGATTCTACGCCGCACCGGTATGATGGCAGGAGTACAGATCAATTTTTCACTGCTGGTGTATGCAAGCAGGCATTTGGTCCGATGGGTAGCATGGATCGGTATAGGTTTCCTGTTCTATCAAACGCAGTTACTGTATCTTTCTGGATTAAGGATTCAAAAGCAGGCGCAAACCTGGAATCCAAGCTGTATATAGGCCCACTGTTATTTTTCTTCTTTCACAACAGCTCTACCTCACAACCTTATTGTCGCCTCTTAGCTGCTATTGATCAAAGCGTGGCATTCTTTAGGGAATTTGATATAGACACTACCTTTAAACAAATAACTGTTACCTATGCCAACAGCAACCGCACCCTCTCCTTATATCTAAATGCACAATTAGTCAGAAGCAGTTATGTACCTCCCTTAGATATAGCCGAAGGCATTTTTATAATTCCCGGCTTCAACATAATAGATGAGCTGATTATCTATGACCGCGCATTGGACAAAGAAGAAGTTAACGCCTTATATTATTCTTATACCCAATCGATTGCCTCACCACTCTTGCGACAACAGACTGTTGATAATGCCCCGATATCGAAATATGCAGCAAATATCTCCACCGCACAGTCATTAGATTTCTATCCCAACCCTACTACCGGTATCATTCAGATAAGTAGCAAAGCAGATCTTAACGGTGGCATTCTTACTATTAGCAACCTGGCAGGGAAGGTGCTATATCAGACTATTACAACTACCAACAATATACAGCTCCCGGCATTCCTGCCTACAGGCACTTACCTGATACGACTGCAAACAAAAGATAAAAAAATGCATACAGGAAAGATAGTGCTAAACAGGTGATGATGATTTCATAAAAATTATACTTTAAGCAATCATTGCCCATGATCACATGGGCAATGATTGCTTAGTCAGATTACGTACTAATCGGATAACAAGCAGGCAATCATTCACTCAATGAAAACACTTCTATTATTTATAAACTAAAATTGCCCGAAGGATTCTCTCCTAAACTGAAAAAGATGCTTAAGATCCCGGCACCGGCTTTAATGTTTTCAGATCAAATAGCAGGATGTCATGTTTATCATCCTCATCATACTTGCCATTGGCATTGACATCATAATAACCCGTAATGGTAAGCGTACCCACATACCGGTTCAATACCCAGGTTCTTACAAAGAAACTGCCCGCTGACAGGGCAATTTTCTCCCGGCCATCCGGAGAGAGTAAGACCATTTTCCGGGGGCGATCCCGTAAGTCAAATAGTTTCTTGTCATTCTCCTGATGATCTGTCCTAATGGTCACCAATATCCGGTTAATATGCAAGCTATCTAATCGGATATGTTCTATTTTTTCAAAATGGGTGTCTTTAGAGAATTCGACTTGTATTTTTTCGTGATTAGTCGTATTGATAAAAAGCAGATGATGATTCGCTACTGCTTTTTTACTCCAGTCTTCAAAGGTGGCCAACACATATGGGGTACCTTCAATTTCTTTCAGTTGATTGTAGGCTATCAGGTGATTGGACTTTTGTGCAGATACCGAAATAGTTAGTAAAGTCAGGTATAAAAGGAGGATGTGTTTCATTGTATAGCAGTTGTGTTGTTATCAGGATAAGTATATTTATATAGCTAATAAATATAGGAAAATTTGCAGAACAGGCTTCCTTTTTTCCATACCGGTATCTTACATTTACAACAACTCAAAATAACGACAGGCTGCTACCGAAACATAGCTATATATTCCCTATTTCCGAAAACGCCAACGTTTATTTCACTAAAAGATATGATACCAGGTTAATAGTAATCATCACCCTAAATTCCCATCAATACGGCACCATTTGGCTTATTCCTATGCGCAACACAGATGATATCAAAATCCTCTAAATGAGATTCACTCTTCTTTCCGGAAACTCAAACGAATGACTTACCTGTTTGGCTAATGATTATGACTATTCGCACATAAATACATATAAGTATTTTGCTGCCTGATTTTTCACATCATTCAATTTCTTCTTCACCTATAAAATATATGTTATGAAAAAAACAAAAATAAGTTTGATAATATTACTTTTTGTAGCACTTATCAGTGGAACACTGGGGTTTAAACTCGTAGGAGCAAATCCTCCGGAAAGTCTTTTTTATGTCAATAAAAGTGGGCAGCTATTCCACGTAACAAACTGTACAAGAGTACCTACAGGTAAAATATGTGTGCGCCCTGCTGGTTTTTCAAAGGGTTTTTACACTACCTCCATCACAACCTCCACTACTCCAACTTTTTCTATTATATACGGCGCTAATGCACAGTAATAGGCATAATCCGATAAATTCCCTCAAAAAAAGAATTAAGATGCCATCTACAATACGGTATCTTTTGTCGTAAAAATGATATAGACAATCCTGAATACGAAATCGGATACAAGGTATAAAACTGACAACAAAAACATAGTACTGTCGGAAGTTGGAATAGTGGATACCACAAATCATGTTACTAATCGACGCCGTTGTACTTTTCTTTTCTCATTAAAAACATATGTTATGAAAAAAACAAAAAAAAGTTTGATAATATTACTTTTTGTAGCACTTATCAGCGGAGCAATGGGATTTAAACTAGTGGGTGCAAATCCTGCGGAGTCACTTTTTTATAGGAATAAGGAGGGTAAGATAGTAGCAATACCACATTGTACAAGAGTAGTTACAGGTCCATTATGTGCAACTCCCACCGACTTTTCAAAGGGTTATTATACGACATCTATCACAACCCCCACTACGCTAACTTATCCCAGGATATACGCCGCCAATGCACAATAACCAACATTGCGCAATAAAAATCATCTCAATTACAAATTAAGATCCTGAGTTGTATTGAGAAGATAGTAATTCGTATCAAAGTACTGAACCAAAGTGACTATCGCTTGCTTTTGACATGGCCACTTTGGTTTATCTGTCTTTGCACTATTTCGTTATCAGCAACTGATTACTGCCAGTCACCACGCCACCGTTACCTTTTACCGTTGCTTTAATCACTACAATCCCTGCATAACTGGTATCCTGCACCCAAAAATTGGCCTGGGCTTCTCCGGTTGCATTAGATAACTTTTGATTCAGGAAAGTACCAATCGGCTCTCCGGTAGCCCGGAACGCCGTAAAAGTAACAGGCTGCCCGGCGGAAACCGTTCCTTTTAAACGGGTAAGCGTAGTCGTTATCACCGTATTCGCATCCAGTGCATTTTTCAATTGTCCCGGCATATCTATGTTCAGATAATCAGGCAGGGCAGGCTCAAAGTGTAACTGTATTTCCCTGCTATAGGAAGACCCAATCACTGCTTTGACATTAACCGCATCCGGCTGTGCACATTTTATATAGGCAGTAGCTACACCATCCAGGGTGGTATTGGTAGTATAGCTTTTGGCGTCGTTGGAAAAAAGTCCTTTATCGACGGTAAACGTCACTGTTCGCAGCGTATTCACGACAGTAGGATCTTTGGATTTTACGACCACCGTGGCATAGGTGAAATTATCTGCCGGCTGGTTGTCTTTGATGACATCCAGCGTCATGATACTATCCGGCGAGATACCCGCAATGAAATAAACAGGGATTTCCCGGGTAAAGGTGTCATTTACCGTCACCTTCACAGTGGCCTTGCCAGGCTTATCATACTTCAAATAAGCGGTTGCTTTGCCATCTATACCAATAGTAGTGGTATATTGCCCTGTGTTATTGACGAAAGTTCCTGCGTTGGTCTCAAACTTTATGTTACGGGTCGTTTTCTCTGTGGAAATATTCACCATAGCCACAATCTCTGCGTAAGTTACGTTATCTGCTATCACACTATCTTTCGTCAGGGAAACCGTCATAATATCATCCGCCTTTAACGCGTCTTTTTTCTGACAGGCACTCAGGAGCACACCATACATCAGCAACAGGCTACTATATTTTATCATCGCGTTATTTTTTTAATTGGGCCTTACGAATAAAAAAACGGATAGCCGGCACGGAAGCAGGCTGGTAAGCATAGTTTCTAAATGGATAACTCTCCTTCATCGCCGGTAAAGTAATATCAGCCTTAAAACCCTTCAACTGCAGGTTCACCGCTTCACACAAACTGACAGCTGTCGTAAATCCGGTATCGGACGTACTTCCCGGAATAGTAGCTACGATACGTATAGTCGTTTGTTCTTTACCGGCAGCATCCAATACAATCGTATCTGAGAATTTATTCATACTACCCGTCATGACAAACCCAGAATGGGAAAGTGCCGGCAGCCGTTTCCCCCCCTCCAGAAAGAAGACGTCAGGATTAGCACTGGTATAGGACAACGTTAGATTCAGTGGCGTTGTTTCTGCCTGTAAAATACAGCGGAACTTTAAATTCAACTTACGTCCTGCACACACCGGCCAGTTACTGGCCCCATTGAGCAATTCAAAATTGATGATAGGCATCTATGTAACAGTTTAAGTCAGGTGATTAATTGAAACCGGTAATATTTTTGGTGATTTTCTCTATCCATTTTTTCAGATCGAGGTCGAGCGAC
Coding sequences within:
- a CDS encoding T9SS type A sorting domain-containing protein produces the protein MKNLSGALQHRSLSFLLACSIFFSNHLITQAQVKTYANSETHQTTFPCVLCSVQNPSNSVGNNEQDYATLHITAGLGGSVSQTLSFPAAVDSSFIVLGIGSNSSVLSLNLLGGATAETFLGNISNNDTKVIDSVGLHLLADSSKATVILFKSKPFDRVKITLKTSLIGLLENLRLYYAYHTKSISSCGYMPPSPLAWYPFNGNFNDSTPHRYDGRSTDQFFTAGVCKQAFGPMGSMDRYRFPVLSNAVTVSFWIKDSKAGANLESKLYIGPLLFFFFHNSSTSQPYCRLLAAIDQSVAFFREFDIDTTFKQITVTYANSNRTLSLYLNAQLVRSSYVPPLDIAEGIFIIPGFNIIDELIIYDRALDKEEVNALYYSYTQSIASPLLRQQTVDNAPISKYAANISTAQSLDFYPNPTTGIIQISSKADLNGGILTISNLAGKVLYQTITTTNNIQLPAFLPTGTYLIRLQTKDKKMHTGKIVLNR